The DNA region attaataaaataatacaatattaaaagtaattcacAGTTTTTGACagacttataaataaaaattaaaagacaaaaaaaCCATTTTAGGACTGTGTGGAATGAACTGTGGGAGCTGCACTGAACTCGTAGTGTTTGGGCTGCGGTATTTGGGCGGAGAAATCTTCCGAAAGTGGACGGTAAATTGAGCCGCTGTGCTTCTTCAAACCGGTGGCGGTGCTCCAAGTCGGGATCTTGATCCTGGGTATGTTCCCTCTGTGTATGTTGAAGGTGCCGTTCTTCTTCAACACCAACAGGGTGATGGTGACGGCGATGCAGAGCACCAGCAAAGCGGTTATGATGAACACCAAGGAGACGGAGAAGATGTAGGCGTAATGGATGTCTTCGATTGCCTCGACGGTTTCGTCTTTCAGATCGCGGACGCTTTCCAACTCAGGTTTGCTAGGCTTAGAGCCTAGGTCGTCGTAATTGTCGTAGTAGTCGTCGTCCTCGTCGTCCTCCTTCAACGGCAACTTGTCATCCAGCTCGTTGTTCAGGGTGAAGTCCTCGgtgtcgtcgtcgtcgtcgagGCCGAGGTCGTCGTCATCGTCGTCAGCGTTGTCGGCTTCTTGCTGTTCGAACAACATCTTCAAGTTGGGGCAGGCTTGGAGGATGTGCTTCCAGGAGTACGCCTTCTCGACGTCCTCGTCGAATTGTTCGTCCATGGTCATGTCCATGTGGGTGATTTGTTCGTTGACGAACACCGACTTCTTTTTGAGCCACAGCAAGGAGTCAATCAAAGCTGGGCTGCACTCGAAGCTGTTTCCTTCCACGTCAAATATGTGCACATTGGGGGTCACATTTAAGTCATCCGTTGTCAGTGTTCTCAGTTTGTTATTCTTTACGACGAACTTGTCGATTGACTTCAACGCCGTTGAGTTGGTACGCCACAGAGTCGCCAGGGAGTTGTTGCTCATATCCAATACCAACAATCTGATGTTGTATTCAAACACTTTAGGATCAACTGAGGAAAGTTGATTGCCCGACAAGTAGAAGGTGTCCAGCTCTTGGTTGTTCTTGAAGGCGGACTCGCTGATGTCACCGATTAAGTTGTTGGAAAGGTCCAGAATTTTCAAGCTGTGCAAAAAGCTGAAGCTGTCGTTAACGTTGGCCAAATAATTGTCGCTCAAGTACAGTTCACTGAGGGCGgacaactgtttaaatacCAGAGGGTGGAGCTT from Aethina tumida isolate Nest 87 chromosome 1, icAetTumi1.1, whole genome shotgun sequence includes:
- the LOC109597154 gene encoding insulin-like growth factor-binding protein complex acid labile subunit isoform X1, whose amino-acid sequence is MSNFVKRLLNEMLFYSILVALVATAAAVPAKQNVTECIPNCSCITRHTTLTIKECKGVLTLDKITFKNLKKSGIDTLVIDTEHINTIDANVFEQFSQFYSVVIKNAKIGVINPKAFANIIVLSFENCDFEDEPEIYSEHLEELKFVDCRLSEVPTLNCPQLTYLNLTRNFIKEVDVASFAMLQSLEDLDLSQNQISKFPDNVLINNRDLNTLYIDNNPLTYFGINTTNDIELLSLKGCQLTKFNQNATRYLDYLTALYLNDNQIDMIEGIDMAFMSSLEIFDISNNKLQKLNPDVFENNTKLKKIFLDGNDLKFLPLFVTAQGRKFDTYKFSCRRCSLSQKLHPLVFKQLSALSELYLSDNYLANVNDSFSFLHSLKILDLSNNLIGDISESAFKNNQELDTFYLSGNQLSSVDPKVFEYNIRLLVLDMSNNSLATLWRTNSTALKSIDKFVVKNNKLRTLTTDDLNVTPNVHIFDVEGNSFECSPALIDSLLWLKKKSVFVNEQITHMDMTMDEQFDEDVEKAYSWKHILQACPNLKMLFEQQEADNADDDDDDLGLDDDDDTEDFTLNNELDDKLPLKEDDEDDDYYDNYDDLGSKPSKPELESVRDLKDETVEAIEDIHYAYIFSVSLVFIITALLVLCIAVTITLLVLKKNGTFNIHRGNIPRIKIPTWSTATGLKKHSGSIYRPLSEDFSAQIPQPKHYEFSAAPTVHSTQS
- the LOC109597154 gene encoding insulin-like growth factor-binding protein complex acid labile subunit isoform X2; protein product: MLFYSILVALVATAAAVPAKQNVTECIPNCSCITRHTTLTIKECKGVLTLDKITFKNLKKSGIDTLVIDTEHINTIDANVFEQFSQFYSVVIKNAKIGVINPKAFANIIVLSFENCDFEDEPEIYSEHLEELKFVDCRLSEVPTLNCPQLTYLNLTRNFIKEVDVASFAMLQSLEDLDLSQNQISKFPDNVLINNRDLNTLYIDNNPLTYFGINTTNDIELLSLKGCQLTKFNQNATRYLDYLTALYLNDNQIDMIEGIDMAFMSSLEIFDISNNKLQKLNPDVFENNTKLKKIFLDGNDLKFLPLFVTAQGRKFDTYKFSCRRCSLSQKLHPLVFKQLSALSELYLSDNYLANVNDSFSFLHSLKILDLSNNLIGDISESAFKNNQELDTFYLSGNQLSSVDPKVFEYNIRLLVLDMSNNSLATLWRTNSTALKSIDKFVVKNNKLRTLTTDDLNVTPNVHIFDVEGNSFECSPALIDSLLWLKKKSVFVNEQITHMDMTMDEQFDEDVEKAYSWKHILQACPNLKMLFEQQEADNADDDDDDLGLDDDDDTEDFTLNNELDDKLPLKEDDEDDDYYDNYDDLGSKPSKPELESVRDLKDETVEAIEDIHYAYIFSVSLVFIITALLVLCIAVTITLLVLKKNGTFNIHRGNIPRIKIPTWSTATGLKKHSGSIYRPLSEDFSAQIPQPKHYEFSAAPTVHSTQS